The Pirellulimonas nuda genome includes a region encoding these proteins:
- the lnt gene encoding apolipoprotein N-acyltransferase: MTTVEEQPPASALRVLLVALVGSVLLFLAQPPAELFALAWVAPMFWLAIVASLGPLHRRGYAAVWLAGVVYWLLTLHWICLPHPLTPIGLVFLAAYLGCYLPAFVAVSRHAVHRLRAPLWLVAPVVWTAGEYVQAHLFTGFLMGAISHSQAPWTSLIQIASVGGAYSVSFVVVLAAAAVYELVGATSRRPAGTPLPLGKAVGLALLIVAAVAGPLLWGRAALASAVARPGPTVALVQANILAVWDHEEGRSQRIMDTHMRLSREAIARAEQDGKQIDLLVWPESMFRSWFVTYDGGVPPKEPGAAELDLKTLAEELGVNLLLGCDRFDADSNDTTNYRGYNSAVMARADGTQVAMYDKTHRVPFGEYIPLASNMPAMYYLTPMSGGLTPGEGPAAAKLGAFTYAPNICFETVVPQVIRRQVRNLAERGEKPDVLVNVTNDAWFWGQSELDMHLNCNIYRAVENRTPLVIAANGGLSAVIDAYGRVLEESPRQEETVIVAQTPLGPEGMSFYSRYGDVFGLVCVGLSGLSVAAFFVGWVSVRLQ; this comes from the coding sequence ATGACGACCGTTGAAGAACAGCCCCCGGCGTCCGCGCTTCGCGTCTTGCTGGTCGCGCTGGTAGGCAGCGTGCTGTTGTTCCTGGCTCAACCCCCGGCCGAGCTGTTTGCGCTGGCGTGGGTGGCGCCGATGTTCTGGCTGGCGATCGTCGCGTCGCTTGGGCCGCTGCATCGCCGCGGCTACGCCGCGGTGTGGCTCGCCGGCGTCGTGTACTGGCTGCTCACGCTGCACTGGATCTGCCTCCCCCACCCGCTCACGCCCATCGGGCTGGTGTTCCTGGCCGCGTACCTCGGCTGCTACCTGCCGGCGTTTGTCGCGGTTAGCCGGCACGCGGTGCACCGGCTGCGGGCGCCGTTGTGGCTCGTGGCGCCGGTGGTGTGGACCGCCGGCGAGTATGTTCAGGCCCACCTGTTCACCGGGTTCTTGATGGGCGCCATCAGCCACTCGCAGGCGCCCTGGACATCGCTGATCCAGATCGCCAGCGTCGGCGGCGCCTACAGCGTCTCGTTCGTGGTGGTGCTGGCCGCCGCGGCGGTCTATGAGCTGGTTGGCGCCACTTCGCGTCGCCCCGCCGGGACGCCGCTTCCGCTAGGCAAGGCCGTCGGGTTGGCGCTCCTCATCGTCGCCGCGGTGGCGGGCCCGCTGCTGTGGGGACGGGCCGCGCTCGCATCCGCCGTCGCGCGTCCCGGCCCGACCGTCGCGCTGGTGCAGGCCAACATCCTCGCCGTGTGGGACCACGAAGAGGGTCGCAGCCAGAGGATCATGGACACCCACATGCGGCTCTCGCGCGAAGCGATCGCGCGGGCCGAACAGGATGGCAAGCAGATCGACCTGCTGGTTTGGCCCGAGTCGATGTTCCGCAGTTGGTTCGTGACCTACGACGGCGGCGTCCCCCCCAAGGAACCGGGCGCCGCGGAGCTCGACCTCAAGACGCTGGCCGAAGAATTGGGCGTGAACCTGCTGCTGGGCTGCGACCGCTTCGACGCAGACAGCAACGACACCACCAACTACCGCGGCTACAACTCTGCCGTGATGGCCCGAGCCGACGGCACGCAGGTCGCCATGTACGACAAGACGCACCGGGTCCCCTTCGGCGAGTACATCCCGCTGGCCAGCAACATGCCGGCCATGTACTACCTAACCCCGATGAGCGGCGGCCTCACCCCCGGCGAAGGCCCGGCAGCCGCCAAGCTGGGCGCGTTTACCTACGCCCCCAACATCTGCTTCGAGACGGTTGTCCCCCAGGTTATCCGCCGCCAGGTGCGCAACCTTGCGGAGCGCGGCGAGAAGCCCGACGTGCTGGTGAACGTCACCAACGACGCCTGGTTCTGGGGCCAGAGCGAGCTCGACATGCACCTCAATTGCAACATCTACCGGGCCGTCGAGAACCGCACCCCGCTCGTGATCGCCGCCAACGGCGGCCTGTCGGCCGTGATCGACGCCTACGGCCGGGTGCTGGAGGAGAGCCCCCGGCAAGAAGAGACCGTAATCGTCGCCCAGACGCCGCTGGGGCCGGAGGGGATGAGTTTTTATTCGCGGTATGGGGATGTGTTTGGGTTGGTGTGCGTGGGGCTAAGTGGGTTAAGCGTCGCTGCGTTTTTTGTAGGATGGGTCAGCGTCCGCCTGCAGTAG
- a CDS encoding ABC-F family ATP-binding cassette domain-containing protein — MPVVLTLQNGYKRYGDQILLDGASCALADDQKVGLIGRNGAGKSTLCRILLGDEELDAGEVVGSKKLRLGYLRQHDPFLPEETVMGFLMRDSAKPDWQCGQVAWQFAISDAMLGQQVRELSGGWQTRVKLASLLLHDPNLLILDEPTNFLDLRTQMLLEHFLQNFKAGILVVSHDRSFLKRTCTHTLEISRGELTMFPGDVDAYLQNLEERREHDERANAATLTKRKQLERFIAENRANANTASQARSKAKQLERLQMVEVAGKEQSVRFSFPKVEPRQGPALRTEDLAIGYPDRMVAGDVQVEVEHGARLGIVGDNGQGKTTFLRTICESIPPKRGRLKWGYGVHIGVYAQHVYTSLPENDSVEDYLYRQAAPGTKDQQIKDVAGSFLFSGQLAEKKIKVLSGGERARLVLAGLLLEQHNVLILDEPGNHLDVETVEALADALHRYPGTVLFTSHDRYFMHTVATEVIEVRDGRVISYPGTYDEYVYRTQKEIDDGLRAEAARHPDTQSGGGADDKKARARADRDSQKRLKAVERKIAKLDDERKALTASQATLTGAKEAQEAHAKLAELNAEIGSLESEWLELWEEVEG, encoded by the coding sequence ATGCCCGTCGTCCTGACCCTCCAAAACGGCTACAAACGCTACGGCGATCAAATTCTCCTCGACGGCGCGAGCTGCGCGCTCGCGGACGACCAGAAGGTCGGCCTGATCGGCCGCAACGGGGCGGGCAAGAGCACGCTCTGCCGGATCCTGCTGGGCGACGAGGAGCTCGACGCCGGCGAGGTGGTCGGCAGCAAGAAGCTCCGCCTGGGGTACCTGCGGCAGCACGACCCGTTCTTGCCGGAAGAAACCGTGATGGGCTTCTTGATGCGCGACAGCGCCAAGCCCGACTGGCAGTGCGGGCAGGTGGCGTGGCAGTTCGCCATCAGCGACGCGATGCTGGGCCAGCAGGTCCGCGAGCTCTCCGGCGGCTGGCAGACCCGCGTCAAGCTGGCGTCGCTCTTGCTTCACGATCCCAACCTGCTGATCCTCGATGAGCCGACCAACTTCCTCGACCTGCGTACGCAGATGCTGCTGGAGCACTTCCTGCAGAACTTCAAGGCGGGCATCTTGGTCGTGTCGCACGATCGCTCGTTCCTCAAACGCACCTGCACGCACACGCTAGAGATCTCGCGCGGCGAGCTGACGATGTTCCCGGGCGACGTCGACGCCTACCTGCAAAACCTGGAAGAGCGCCGCGAGCACGACGAACGCGCCAACGCCGCCACGCTGACCAAACGCAAGCAGCTCGAACGCTTCATCGCCGAAAACCGCGCCAACGCCAACACCGCCAGCCAGGCCCGCAGCAAGGCCAAGCAGCTCGAGCGCCTGCAAATGGTCGAAGTGGCCGGCAAGGAGCAGTCGGTGCGGTTCAGCTTCCCCAAGGTCGAGCCCCGGCAGGGCCCGGCGCTGCGGACCGAGGACCTGGCGATCGGCTACCCCGACCGGATGGTCGCCGGCGACGTGCAGGTAGAAGTGGAGCACGGCGCCCGGCTCGGCATCGTCGGCGACAACGGCCAGGGGAAGACCACCTTCCTGCGCACCATCTGCGAATCGATCCCCCCCAAGCGTGGCCGGCTGAAGTGGGGCTACGGCGTCCACATCGGCGTCTACGCGCAGCACGTCTACACGTCACTGCCAGAGAACGACTCGGTTGAGGACTACCTCTACCGCCAGGCGGCCCCCGGCACCAAGGATCAGCAAATCAAGGACGTCGCCGGCAGCTTCTTGTTCAGCGGGCAGCTCGCGGAGAAGAAGATCAAGGTGCTCAGCGGCGGCGAGCGCGCCCGGTTGGTGCTGGCCGGGCTGCTGCTTGAGCAGCACAACGTGCTGATCCTCGACGAACCGGGCAACCACCTCGACGTGGAGACGGTCGAGGCGCTGGCCGACGCGCTGCACCGCTACCCGGGCACCGTGCTCTTCACCAGCCACGACCGCTACTTCATGCACACGGTAGCGACCGAGGTGATCGAGGTGCGCGACGGGCGCGTGATCTCCTACCCCGGCACGTACGACGAGTACGTCTACCGAACCCAGAAGGAGATCGACGACGGCCTGCGCGCCGAAGCCGCCCGCCACCCCGACACGCAATCCGGCGGCGGCGCCGACGACAAGAAGGCCCGCGCCCGCGCCGATCGCGACTCGCAGAAGCGTCTCAAAGCCGTTGAGCGGAAGATCGCCAAGCTAGACGACGAGCGCAAGGCGCTCACCGCCAGCCAGGCGACCCTGACCGGCGCCAAAGAAGCCCAAGAGGCGCACGCCAAGCTCGCGGAGCTCAACGCCGAGATCGGTTCGCTGGAGAGCGAGTGGCTGGAGCTGTGGGAAGAGGTTGAGGGTTGA
- a CDS encoding SAM-dependent methyltransferase codes for MKPHRASLTAQGAAVLRALESERAPDRRVCFDPYARLQVGRRLTACGDAPLPQWAATWLFRRLWPGFLEFVAARTRRLDDLLEQALRDGVRQVVILGAGYDSRAYRYSQHWQDVALFEVDHPATQEEKQRRLLDLFGQLPANVAYVGLDLNVNTLADRLAHCGYDPALKTLLLWEGVTYYLDAPAVDATLGFVRNHTGPGSSIVFDFTFPEVINGGCRRRETLAWRKYAQANGEALKFGIPADGAADFLAPRGFALTHHAGSDWLDRVYFHDARPMRNVTPIFAIAHASVA; via the coding sequence ATGAAACCCCATCGAGCCAGCCTGACCGCGCAGGGCGCCGCGGTGCTCCGAGCGCTCGAGTCCGAGAGGGCGCCCGATCGCCGGGTCTGCTTCGACCCCTATGCTCGGCTGCAGGTCGGCCGCCGGCTCACCGCGTGCGGCGATGCCCCGCTCCCCCAATGGGCCGCCACCTGGCTCTTCCGCCGGCTTTGGCCCGGGTTTTTAGAGTTCGTGGCGGCCCGCACCCGCCGCCTCGACGATCTGCTTGAGCAAGCGCTGCGCGACGGCGTCCGGCAGGTCGTCATCCTCGGGGCCGGCTACGACTCACGGGCCTACCGCTACAGCCAGCATTGGCAAGACGTCGCCCTGTTCGAGGTCGATCACCCCGCCACCCAGGAAGAAAAACAGCGGCGGCTGCTAGACCTGTTCGGGCAGCTCCCGGCGAACGTGGCCTATGTTGGCCTCGACCTGAACGTCAACACGCTCGCCGACCGGCTCGCCCACTGCGGCTACGACCCTGCGCTCAAGACGCTGCTGCTGTGGGAGGGGGTCACCTACTACCTCGACGCCCCGGCGGTCGACGCCACGCTCGGGTTCGTCCGCAACCACACGGGGCCCGGCAGCTCCATCGTGTTCGACTTTACCTTCCCCGAAGTCATCAACGGCGGCTGCCGACGGCGAGAAACCCTCGCCTGGCGCAAGTACGCCCAGGCCAACGGCGAAGCGCTGAAGTTCGGCATCCCCGCCGACGGCGCCGCAGACTTCCTAGCGCCCCGCGGCTTCGCACTAACGCATCACGCGGGCAGCGACTGGCTAGACCGCGTCTACTTCCACGACGCCCGCCCGATGAGAAACGTGACGCCCATCTTCGCGATCGCGCACGCCAGCGTCGCGTAG
- a CDS encoding molybdopterin converting factor has translation MKILVINNDGAGFADYVHIETGTSVRKLFERQVRDPRPENYLIRVNRLPAPADQVLEEGDRISFTPVKIEGA, from the coding sequence ATGAAGATCCTCGTCATCAACAACGACGGCGCCGGCTTCGCGGACTACGTCCACATCGAGACCGGCACTTCGGTCCGCAAGCTGTTCGAGCGGCAGGTCCGCGACCCGCGGCCCGAGAACTACTTGATCCGCGTCAACCGCTTGCCTGCGCCGGCGGACCAGGTCCTCGAAGAAGGAGATCGCATCAGCTTCACGCCGGTAAAGATCGAAGGGGCCTAA
- a CDS encoding ThiF family adenylyltransferase produces MSTTQIEDRFVRQAQLVPQARLASLDVTVVGVGAVGRQVAVQLASLGVRRLRLVDFDAVDASNVTTQGYARGDVGRRKVDACRDAVLAIDPEVNVDAVHDRWRPAIPLGDAAFCCVDSIDARAAIWRGGGSLVDFWADGRMRGETLRVLTAFDATSREHYAAALFPQHEAQAGACTARSTIYAASMTAGLMLSQFVRWLRGQPVDADLSLNLLASELSVPTLLAKEATIVG; encoded by the coding sequence ATGAGTACGACCCAGATAGAAGACCGCTTCGTGCGGCAGGCACAGCTCGTGCCGCAAGCGAGGCTGGCGTCACTCGACGTAACAGTGGTCGGCGTCGGCGCCGTTGGGAGGCAGGTTGCGGTGCAGCTCGCCTCGCTTGGCGTGCGTCGGCTGAGGCTAGTCGATTTCGACGCGGTCGACGCGAGCAACGTAACCACCCAAGGGTACGCCCGCGGCGATGTCGGCCGACGTAAGGTTGATGCCTGCCGCGACGCGGTGCTGGCGATCGATCCAGAAGTCAACGTAGACGCAGTGCACGACCGCTGGCGTCCGGCGATCCCACTCGGGGACGCGGCCTTCTGCTGCGTCGACTCCATCGACGCCCGCGCGGCCATCTGGCGGGGGGGCGGCAGCCTTGTCGACTTCTGGGCCGACGGGCGGATGCGGGGCGAGACGCTCCGGGTGCTTACTGCGTTCGATGCCACTAGCCGCGAGCACTACGCGGCCGCGCTCTTCCCGCAGCACGAGGCCCAGGCGGGCGCCTGCACGGCGAGGTCGACGATCTACGCCGCCAGCATGACCGCGGGGCTGATGCTCAGTCAGTTCGTGCGATGGCTGCGGGGGCAGCCGGTGGACGCCGACCTGTCGCTCAACCTGCTGGCGAGCGAGCTTTCTGTTCCAACCCTTTTAGCCAAGGAGGCAACCATTGTCGGGTAA
- a CDS encoding RHS repeat domain-containing protein yields MHFDGGAGDDTFELSQTSSNSTVTIYDASGTSDTLDLGTLIPTSSAITDLAAGKSYTFGLVTVDGATASIESVDPDVHSPVSDAPYFEETLPQKVLEYGAPITFDVELPAGFSVEIEAGAPAGVTLSGSGGQRTLTAGASLDPGYHRITLLAKDGAGNEQDRVWLFARGTSGDSSPWFNGYDALSGGTLSGDDFTIDEGEAFSVEVGFTNASSFALAPGFPRGAAIDPTTGEFSWTPTEDQDAAEPYEITVLAASGGDRPLQARKTFFVQVQEVASFPVFVAGTVGLPYLKDEVNETTADATIVGEVVGDGSLEFVDVEATFSSGSTVYVPLDTDPDDPSRGRFVIEPRLGLELTADEVNTVTLRLREWKRDQNGQYGYEFPDPVDQSSAIAELEFTPTTTHDPPEFDPADPVRLKHDTGADDTDGETVDPTIVGGIINDGRRDGHKVLVYDGPKSAGILLGSTQTDAEGRFEFTPRGLSPGLMKTLDVVVEERAPLAELGSVEELTGMVPVKLVEGGLPTIGPLGFSNHTGFVDPSGLVRLGPVVEGTLVNPNGEPYPVDGVVVQFVIAPPDDPGATTLEYTAPSDAQFAASTLAAVSNSTGAFSVLLPERDLAQKRVWARAVGWDNYAQKLLSGDEEDYAFVDIDASIDAPAQAPGQPALSLRYSTGGSVSDPTINATVVANGPTSNIIVRFYRGSIDAGVIAASTPVTNEPVNFLGWTPLGADGIAHFTPVGLTPDEGTDIVAVATRVSATGAGQSSGASAPLSVTLADAPSVGLSAPLLLAYETAVGSGVTADPVIEGTVTYAGDKTRLVVEYEIVGGNEPIVGTVKPDANGKFGFTPVGLTPPQGGYDIGQYGHRYQVRVRVRVPDYSAPMPLFDGNDVAWYGSAVVYGQGTTDWDATTVDGWLDSVIAPGGLNASDPWLASSFDRDWSNQVSGFTGAWSLPLGFTYDPLIGAASLDDGGLSLASLTLPEPAGSPVIVGTLGRVAGSGGVEGLTVKVSLGRGTGDFEFDGETTTGEGGAFSYAAQYYWPGEINRVRIEVYATPYGAAAPEKLVEFETYDDDPIEIAPAVDTGLVVAELALRSPVPGSPTLSAIDPTLKGSIAGPAELALRRVEFDYDGDGQADDATLTDALGGFDFFPTHLTAQAGVPSVVRARLVGTAVDAATQVEHTTYGAWNEVEFTLLPTPDVAYLSLLNDTGKREGTGTEPIRILDRITSDPTLHGYVGDGSSEGYYTVEFDHDGDGVADGRTSTDASGYFRYEPEDLANGYHNIRARVVKLLAADGGPTATWTPVTATGNVNDGFGIWVVPPAIVQVTEVSLANPSSSIDPTLRGAVVANPGPDAYPAENTLVEFFYDANGNGVIDPDSAADFKLGETTTDGDGQFTFVPVGLPFDSVKVLARVGQSVRSTDHDRL; encoded by the coding sequence ATGCATTTTGATGGAGGGGCGGGAGACGACACGTTTGAGCTGTCGCAGACGTCCTCGAACTCCACGGTGACGATCTACGACGCGTCCGGGACGAGCGACACGCTAGACCTGGGGACCCTTATTCCGACGTCCAGCGCTATCACTGACCTAGCGGCCGGGAAGTCCTACACATTCGGCTTGGTCACCGTCGACGGCGCGACCGCATCGATCGAGTCGGTCGACCCGGATGTCCATTCTCCGGTCTCTGATGCTCCCTACTTCGAAGAGACGCTCCCGCAGAAGGTATTGGAGTACGGCGCCCCCATCACCTTCGACGTGGAACTCCCGGCTGGGTTCTCCGTTGAGATCGAAGCGGGCGCGCCGGCGGGGGTGACGCTTTCTGGCAGCGGCGGGCAGCGCACCCTCACGGCAGGTGCATCACTGGACCCGGGTTATCACCGGATTACCCTGTTGGCCAAGGACGGAGCGGGGAACGAGCAGGACCGGGTCTGGCTGTTCGCACGCGGCACATCAGGCGATTCGTCCCCGTGGTTCAATGGGTATGACGCGCTCAGTGGCGGCACGCTGAGCGGGGATGACTTCACCATCGACGAGGGTGAGGCGTTCTCGGTAGAAGTCGGGTTCACCAACGCGTCGAGCTTCGCCCTGGCGCCGGGCTTCCCCCGCGGTGCGGCCATCGACCCCACGACGGGGGAGTTCTCGTGGACCCCGACAGAAGACCAGGACGCGGCCGAGCCTTACGAGATTACAGTCCTCGCTGCGAGTGGCGGGGATCGCCCGCTGCAAGCCCGCAAGACGTTCTTCGTACAAGTCCAGGAGGTCGCGTCCTTCCCGGTGTTCGTGGCCGGCACGGTCGGGCTTCCATATCTCAAAGATGAGGTCAACGAGACCACCGCCGACGCGACGATAGTCGGCGAGGTTGTCGGTGACGGATCGCTCGAGTTTGTGGACGTGGAAGCGACCTTCAGCTCGGGAAGCACGGTCTATGTGCCGCTCGACACCGACCCCGACGACCCCTCGCGTGGCCGGTTCGTGATTGAGCCGCGTTTGGGACTCGAATTGACGGCGGACGAAGTGAACACGGTCACGCTGAGGCTCCGAGAGTGGAAGCGAGATCAGAATGGTCAGTACGGTTATGAATTCCCTGATCCTGTCGATCAGAGCTCTGCGATCGCAGAGCTCGAATTCACGCCAACGACCACGCACGACCCGCCGGAGTTCGATCCTGCGGATCCGGTTCGGCTCAAGCATGACACCGGCGCCGACGACACCGACGGTGAAACCGTAGACCCCACGATTGTCGGCGGCATCATCAACGATGGACGCCGCGACGGGCACAAGGTCCTCGTGTACGACGGCCCGAAAAGCGCCGGAATCCTGCTCGGCTCGACGCAGACCGACGCAGAGGGCCGATTTGAGTTCACGCCGCGAGGGCTATCCCCGGGGCTGATGAAGACGCTCGATGTCGTCGTCGAAGAACGGGCGCCGCTGGCTGAGTTAGGGTCGGTCGAAGAGTTGACGGGCATGGTACCGGTGAAGCTAGTCGAGGGAGGGCTGCCAACGATCGGTCCGCTAGGGTTCTCGAACCATACGGGTTTCGTCGACCCCAGTGGCCTCGTGCGTCTGGGCCCGGTTGTCGAGGGCACGCTCGTCAATCCCAACGGCGAACCCTACCCGGTCGATGGCGTGGTCGTTCAGTTCGTAATTGCTCCGCCGGACGACCCGGGAGCGACGACGCTGGAGTACACGGCGCCGAGCGATGCGCAGTTCGCTGCCTCCACGCTGGCCGCGGTGTCCAACAGCACAGGAGCGTTCAGCGTCTTGTTGCCAGAACGTGACCTCGCCCAAAAGCGCGTCTGGGCGAGGGCGGTTGGCTGGGACAACTACGCGCAAAAGCTTCTTTCTGGAGACGAAGAAGACTATGCCTTTGTTGATATAGACGCCTCAATTGACGCGCCCGCACAAGCCCCGGGCCAACCGGCGCTATCCCTGCGCTATTCCACGGGGGGTTCCGTCAGCGATCCGACGATCAACGCCACGGTCGTTGCCAATGGGCCGACCAGCAACATCATTGTCCGCTTCTACCGTGGGTCGATTGACGCGGGAGTGATTGCTGCATCGACCCCCGTCACGAACGAGCCAGTGAACTTCCTCGGCTGGACCCCGCTCGGCGCAGATGGGATAGCCCACTTTACCCCTGTTGGCCTGACGCCTGACGAAGGGACGGACATAGTCGCCGTGGCGACTCGGGTATCCGCCACGGGCGCAGGTCAGTCGAGCGGGGCGTCGGCCCCCCTTTCGGTGACCCTGGCCGACGCCCCGTCGGTCGGCCTCTCTGCCCCGCTGCTGTTGGCGTACGAAACCGCCGTCGGTTCCGGCGTCACTGCCGATCCGGTAATCGAGGGGACGGTCACGTACGCCGGCGATAAGACCCGGCTGGTCGTGGAGTACGAGATCGTCGGCGGCAATGAACCCATCGTAGGGACAGTTAAGCCCGACGCGAACGGCAAGTTCGGGTTCACGCCGGTCGGATTGACGCCGCCACAGGGCGGCTACGACATAGGCCAGTACGGTCACCGCTACCAGGTCCGCGTCCGTGTCCGAGTTCCGGATTACTCCGCCCCGATGCCGCTCTTCGACGGGAACGACGTGGCGTGGTACGGCAGCGCGGTGGTGTACGGCCAGGGGACCACTGACTGGGACGCTACGACGGTCGATGGATGGCTCGACAGCGTGATTGCCCCAGGCGGCCTCAACGCATCGGACCCATGGCTCGCCTCGTCCTTCGACCGCGACTGGTCGAACCAAGTCAGTGGCTTCACGGGCGCTTGGTCTTTACCGCTCGGGTTCACGTACGATCCGCTCATAGGGGCCGCTTCCCTGGACGACGGCGGCCTGTCGCTCGCGTCGCTCACGCTCCCCGAACCAGCGGGATCGCCTGTGATCGTCGGCACGCTTGGCCGCGTCGCGGGCTCGGGCGGCGTCGAGGGGCTCACCGTGAAGGTGTCGCTTGGACGAGGGACGGGCGACTTCGAGTTCGATGGCGAGACCACGACGGGCGAAGGGGGAGCGTTCAGCTACGCCGCCCAATACTATTGGCCGGGCGAAATCAACCGGGTGCGGATCGAGGTTTACGCGACCCCGTACGGCGCCGCTGCTCCCGAAAAGCTGGTCGAGTTCGAAACCTATGATGACGACCCGATCGAGATTGCCCCGGCGGTTGACACGGGACTTGTCGTCGCCGAGCTGGCGCTGCGCTCGCCGGTCCCCGGTTCACCGACGCTCTCGGCGATCGACCCCACGCTCAAGGGCAGCATCGCGGGCCCGGCGGAGCTCGCTCTGCGGCGGGTCGAGTTCGACTACGACGGCGACGGCCAAGCCGACGACGCGACGCTGACCGACGCGCTGGGGGGCTTCGACTTCTTCCCCACCCACCTCACGGCCCAGGCGGGCGTCCCCAGCGTCGTACGCGCACGGCTGGTTGGGACGGCGGTCGACGCTGCTACCCAGGTCGAGCACACCACCTACGGGGCGTGGAACGAGGTCGAGTTCACCCTGTTGCCGACGCCGGACGTCGCCTACCTGAGTCTGCTCAACGATACGGGCAAGCGTGAGGGCACCGGTACGGAGCCGATCCGGATTTTGGACCGCATCACGAGCGACCCCACGCTGCACGGCTACGTTGGCGACGGTAGTTCCGAGGGCTACTACACCGTCGAGTTCGACCACGATGGCGACGGCGTCGCAGACGGACGCACATCGACCGACGCCAGCGGCTACTTCCGCTACGAGCCTGAAGATCTCGCTAACGGCTACCACAACATCCGCGCCCGGGTGGTGAAGCTGCTCGCCGCCGACGGCGGGCCCACGGCGACTTGGACGCCGGTGACGGCGACCGGAAACGTAAATGATGGGTTTGGGATTTGGGTCGTCCCACCGGCTATCGTACAGGTCACAGAGGTTAGTCTGGCGAATCCAAGCAGTTCGATCGATCCGACGCTCAGGGGCGCCGTCGTAGCTAACCCTGGGCCGGATGCCTATCCTGCCGAAAACACGCTTGTGGAGTTCTTCTACGACGCGAACGGAAACGGGGTTATCGATCCCGATTCCGCTGCTGATTTCAAGCTCGGCGAGACGACGACGGACGGTGACGGACAGTTTACGTTCGTTCCGGTGGGGCTCCCGTTCGATTCTGTCAAGGTGCTCGCCAGGGTCGGGCAGTCGGTGCGATCCACCGATCACGATCGCCTTTAG